One Sulfurovum sp. TSL1 DNA segment encodes these proteins:
- a CDS encoding DsrE family protein — protein sequence MKRYLLIIVGLVSFMQAQEYKSVFDCSSDNARFVMSRMNLIERTMNMIEKDGDKADFAITLHGGCVPMVSNVYDEIVPDEEMPYIKMAQEIITRLAQKRKVKIIVCAMSLNANAIDEKEVLPFIQISKNSFIDTIGLQNKGYALMTFK from the coding sequence ATGAAAAGATATCTATTGATAATCGTTGGTTTAGTGAGTTTTATGCAGGCACAAGAGTACAAGTCAGTTTTCGACTGCAGTTCAGACAATGCCCGCTTTGTGATGTCACGCATGAATTTAATAGAAAGAACCATGAATATGATCGAAAAAGATGGGGATAAGGCAGATTTTGCCATTACGCTACATGGAGGATGTGTTCCTATGGTCTCAAATGTGTATGATGAAATCGTGCCTGATGAGGAGATGCCGTATATAAAAATGGCACAGGAAATCATTACACGATTGGCTCAAAAGAGAAAGGTGAAAATCATCGTCTGTGCCATGTCGTTGAATGCAAATGCGATTGACGAGAAAGAGGTGCTGCCTTTTATCCAAATATCTAAAAATAGTTTTATAGATACTATCGGTCTACAAAATAAAGGCTATGCACTGATGACATTTAAGTAA